Sequence from the Crassostrea angulata isolate pt1a10 chromosome 9, ASM2561291v2, whole genome shotgun sequence genome:
tcaaaataaagctTGATAACTTCCGCTTCCGGCTCTACATCCTTATCCGGAAGTCCCAAAAAGATTACGTAATGTACACCAAACAGTGGAATGAGTACAAGTGTTGACTTTGCCAAACGcctaaatttaaaagaaaatgtaatgatatatttttttttacaccgaAGCCACAAAATGAATCATTAGGTAAAATAGCAAAAGAATTTCTCccttagttttatttttctaaatttcgGAAAGCCAAGGAGAAGTAATAGGgataattcataaaatattatcttcatatttttttatggagaccgacacattttcttttaatctttttattctaataatcttttaaaaaacttctatATGACTTGTACATACCAAAACGTAAATCATATTTTCCATAGTTGTGTACATTCGGGGTATTGtcaaaaatttttgaaagagTTTTTTTTCTGGGGGTCTTTTACCTGTATTTGTGCCGTTTTGCTGTTTTTGATACAGGTGTTTTCATCTTCGTGAATAAAGCTCGAAGtatgtttatgaaaaatacaaagttaATCTGAAAAAAGACAATAGCATTGATGAAGGCACTTTGGtttcaatatcaaaaaatatgaattgaaataatattCCATGGTGTTTCGAAGAAACGATTGTAATTCATACACAATATATTATATCGGTAATATATATGTTGAAACGGATAAAATTAGTAATCGCATTCATGAAAACAATTGTTATCATGTGGCTTTTTGAATTACTCATGacctcaaataaaaaaaataaatatgacgtCACGTGGATACTTACGACAGTGACGACAACAACAGGACTCTTCAATATCCACATGTATCCAGGCGTAGGATTCGTGTTCCAACAactagaaatgaaaaaaaaaactaagcaAGCAAGGCCAAACTTGGTAAATGACAGTGCACTTTACAAGCTACATAGCCTTAACAGGGAATTTTAAGGTAAGTGATATTCTGATAAGAAAGACAACTCTCACTGGGTTCCATTTTTAAGACTGCTGGGTATCTAACAAGTTACGTGGCAGACCTACCTTAGTATTTGAAAGATTATGCTTTTAAGCTATGATATAttatttagcaaaaaaaaatccaactaCAATGTATTTTAGCTTTACAATTTcagtgttttttatttttattcagagCTTCTTCTCGAGAAAATTGATATAGTAGAAAAATGGCCGCGACCATACAACCCTCTTATTCCTAAATATTGGTGTGTTTAAACTATACCAATTTTTGAGTACACATACTTATCATCAATTGAAGGTTaacaaaatactagtatatcgTTATAAGTCTGACTACCAATCTCTAGAATATAATGACTTACTATACATTCTCCAATAATACCCGTACAATTATCCATGGAATGAGGAAAATAAATGGAACagctgtaaagaaaaaaattaaagtactgaGAGGCTTGGTACCACAAGTTAATACAATGACAGTGTCCTCAGATACACTGTTTGATGCTTTGACAATTGACAAAcgaatatacattaaaatataattgttaattGACTATAATTAATGACTCCCATTTCAGTAACTGAATAATCCTTAAAGTGATGATCTTTATCGTTATcgatttctaaaaattaaaaagacgcCAATTTTTTAATCGCAATATTTCaaaagaggagagagagagagagagagagagagagagagagagagagagagagagagagagagagagagagagagagagagagagagattatccACTTGATTGGCGCAGAAGTTTGGTTAAGCGAATGAAAATGTGGATTACGTGAAATGTCAACATAAAATAGGAAATAATCACGCATAAGTTAATTCATATTTTGCCTCATTCACAGAAATTAGAGTTTTACAAATGCTCAGCGAACAAATATTAGTGGGAGTAAAATATGCATATGTAACATTCTAATGAAAAATTAtggtttttgtattttatattccTCTCCGTGAGATGTAACGACAACAGTTAGCTGAAAATTAGCAAATCGTGACCTTTTCCGCCAGCGATATTATAGGTAGCATTATTTTAACCATTTCTTTGAAAAACGATTAGAATAAGAGCTGAATAAGAGTATTAAGTTTCTCAATGACACAACTCCCTTGATAAATCAGGGATCGAAATTCATTAGCAGGAGTTAACACGATTGTGAGATCTAAATACCTTAACGTGAAAAAAGTATCAAAATTCCAAAACTTTAAACACGCATTCATGTCGAGATGGACGTGTAAGAAATACTCTTGAGCGCAAAAACAACTGTTACAACTGATAAGATCAACAAACGAGATTTAGTGACTGGATGGTCAATTAAATAACCTAAACTTTCaagatatgaaattttttgCAACAAATTATTTTCAGAGAAGAAAAACCAAAACCAAAATGATATAGTTTCgacatttgaacattttctttcttCCTTTTAACATAGCTTGtcgtctaaaaaaaaattaaatagccTCTTAAAATTGGCCACGCCCAtccaacattttttaatgtggaaatatatctttatacagagctcttcgtTCAAAGGAGGTAAATATAGCCTAAAAACACACAGAACTATTCAGCCCTCTTACTTaaaaaacaacccccccccaaaaaaaaacccacaaaaaacaacaacaacaaccccccccccccccccccccccgagaaaAAAGCAAACCAGGAAACGGATGCTCACCCCAACCAATGCACAGGTACCACTTGACACTGCTACGCTCCGAGAAAACGGAGACCATGATCAGGGTATGTAGGTGGAGTCCCTCCACGAAGATCCACATGTAGCTGGCCATCAGCACGTAATAGAACACAGTGAACAGCATCTTACACTCCCAATGCTGCAAAAACAAGTTTGTGTAATAACCACAGGGTGATATTTTATTGGTCTCAGTCATTCTATGACTTAAGgtacatatgtacatgataCACAGTCACGTATAAATGCAGATGGTAAACAGCATCTCACACTCCCAAATGCTGCAAAAATTTAGTttgtgtaattatttttttattattgaatgcttatttttgtatgtcgtcggtcctatgacacaccaggctgtgcagacaaattgaatatcgCGCGTAAGCACAGTATGAAAATTTGTCTGCACGGCCTGGTGTGTTACAGGACCGCCGACAtccaaagatacatgtaagcaTTCAATccttatgattatttttattcatattgatgtatatttgaatgaaatattatattaGATAAAGATATCAAGTGTAATTATTACAGGGTGAAATTTGATAAGTCCCAGTCTTcctattgttaatgtacatgtatatatattacacaGACATATTATAATCACGAACGACAGACAGGGTCTTACACCAATATCTTTGTAAAAATGAAGCTGGTGTAATAATTGCAGGGTGGCATCTTATCGGTCAATCATCTTATCTCTTAACTaacatatgtacaatgtaataattGCAGGCTGAAATTTTCATCAAACAGCCATTATATATCTTAGGGTACATGTAATAATCGCAGGCTAATAACGATTACAATTATTTCGATCGGTTAGCGCATGAAAGTTTATAAGAGAATAAAGGAAATAGTCACCTCAGACTGTCTGTCAATATATGTCAATAATGACATATACACATGAAATGCGATTTAAAAGTATATTAGGATGCCCATTTTAGTTTAAAAGCAACACTTTAGTGACCTTTTGATTCTCTGTGGATGTAGGAGTAGCAGTCagttggttaaaaaaaaaataaaacatgcaatCGAAACGAATTTATCTGCAATTCGCTAATGAGAAGATTTCCCTTTCAGACATTGTATGGACTATTGAGGGTAAAAAAGAACTCTGATTGAAGCTTCTATATATTATTCTATTACAAATTCCAttcaaattaatgaatatttcctAAAATGGTAGGCTTCACCACATATGAAATTTTAAGGAATTACTCTTAATGTAAGATGATCCTTAGTCTTCATAGCTCCTGACATTTTGTGTTTCGCACAGATTAGTAAAATCTTGTTAGCGAAATTCATTTTATGGTTTACAAACGAGACAAATTCGTAACAGCCTGATCAAATCGGAAATTTCCAATTGGAAATCATGTTATGACAGCATAATTGATGATTTCACAACTGAATATGAGGCTCTTTAGCAGGTCTGGGTAATCAGTTTTTAATAAGTGTGTGctttttatttccaaaatattacttctttttactttttagataaatagagaaaaaacgATGTTCTCTATGAGGTTAGTACTAAGAATCAAAACGGCAACATTTTGTTTCCCATTCTTCCACCGGAAGTGCTTCTAAATAAAGCGGAAACAATACTCGTAATAATTTCGAACATaaggttaaaaaatataactatcATAATGCTTCAACACCAGCTAGCCAGACGTAAGCCTAAGgtactgtcatgttgtaaattctGAGTTTACCGGGtggcattaaatacaaaatttacaacatgacaacgttgtgaattttgtatttactgccacccagtaaattcaaaatttacaacatgacagtacATTTGTATGATTAAGTTATCAATGCAGCAAAGGTTTCTTACCGGCCCTTCCTCTATGAAGATAACGGTGTGATATGGCGTCTGTTCTACGTCTGATGGCAGACCCAGCCCCTGGACCAGGAGGTTCTCTTTCAGCAAAGAGACAAGTGCCCGTAACATAAAGGCTATAAATAGGTTGAGATGGACGGTGTTCCTCGGGCAGTGTAGCCTTCTACAATGTAAagtgtgtgcatacaaaatGGTTATTTTCTTGCTGTAGATTTCTAAACGCAAGGCATAAATAATTATCCGTGTAAATTATCTGTGAAAATCTCGAGAAGTTCATCTTGCGAAttttctcgcgatttgatggaaaaacgGTATAATCGcaaattaagtactcgcgtaaaatatgGAATCTACAGTAATCATTTGACATGTAACTATGGATATATATTTTACCAATGGTTGTAGAATGCACGTGGACACGAAAGACcccattaatattttttttaaatttttaaatctttaatttaagCTTTGCAGTTTTAAGGCACTGGCATATGTACTAGACGAGTGTCCGAAATTCGCAGCATGTAAAAAGTCATAATTATGAATTGATTTTGTATCTTTTAACAACAATTCAATTTAGGTTTACATTTTTCGTCCAAAAATATAATCATACAAGATGGCAGACGTCCCCTTTAGATAAGCATACTGTAAAATATATACCAGATATGTGTTTAATAATCCACCAtctaaaaatatcttaatcTGTTTAATAGCTTTATGCCAATCACAGAGACATCTGCAAAAAGGTTTTATGCAATGTATTTGActgtctcttttttttttatcgatatGCACATATTGCCTTTTCAGTTAACTTTATCACAAAGTCATTTTGACACTTCATTAGAGATATTCTACAATTTGAAACTTgagatatgtttttttttttttcattatttcataataaaacaaaaatgggAATGAAGGCACgaataatttcataattaatcGGAAAAAAGATGATTTAATCACCTTTGACAGCTTTCGCAAAATTTTGTACTATTAGGGTCAGCCTGACCTGATATTATATTCCTTTTAACATATCTAGATCAAGTTTTATGTCGGTTACAAGGTCGTTTTGTTTACAATCCCTTGTGTTAAAATAGCGATTTTTTTCTCACGCACTTCAAAGATTGAATAACTTTCAACTGCAAGTCAACGGTCttcaaatattgaatgatttcaACCACTAGTCAGCAGTGACTTTACTATTTAAACACTATTAGAAAACCGATTTTTTTGGACATCATTTCCTTTCCGTCCTTGCATGTTCTTGTTCTGGATTAATTAGAAACATAGAACCGAAGACATAAGGTTTCTGTTTTGGAATGAAACCTTCTAACATGTCTGTCGATTTGTGAATGAAGAACACAATGACTCCACGCtaatacaaacaaaatataaagaCACAGGAAAAGAACAAAGTTATCTTCGTAAAGAGTGGGTATTGATAGGGaaaagaagttttaaaattttcacaaaaacgTTTGAATGATCTTAATCATGAAAAtgcttttgattaaaaaattatcaaggacTCGCAAAAATAGGCTAGCGAATAATTGCACAActgcattttaaagaaaattaaaatctaaaataaatgtaactATAATGCACATGAGCTGTACTTACTTGAAATAGACCATAATGAATACTGCTACAGTCAGGGTAGCAAAGGACAGTCCATACCCGATGTTATACATGAGGCGAATGTGTTCCATGTGAGTCTGAAATAGATCATTACCTCATACATACATGTTATTACATACCTCTTAATGTGTGAAATTATTTAGTGCAATAGAAATacctcatatacatgtaattacatacCTCTTGTAATAAAACTACCTAGTGTAGTAAAAATACcacatgtatatatgaaataaaaatacatgtacctctgaAATAAAATACCCAAACCacgtttttattacaaataccTCATGTATATGTAATAGAATTCGTTTACACCTCAAGTAATAGAAATGCCATATGTAATAGTTCTAGTATCTCACATCTCTCATGCAATATAGAAATATCTCATGTAATCGAAATACCTCATACgtgttttgtaaatattataattaaattacattAGCACCACATGAAATAAATCACCATGCAATCACTATCATACTATCTcatgtaatagaaaaaaaaattatctatgaatatgttacataatcttgtcaataaatacaaatataaaggGTGTAAAAACAcctcatacatgtatctttaaaaaaacaacaatattaaacaaatatggCACACAATGTATGATGAATTGATAAAGTATCTCTTGTATCAAGTATCTATTACTAgtaataattttatatgaaGAATGAATAAATCATAATAGAAATgcgcattgttttttttttacattaggCAGCTTGGCAGAAAAAAAGACTTGCTTACATTTACACAAAGGTACCATCGACTGCAATATCCATCACAATTagtaaatctctctctctctctctctctctctctctctctctctctctctctctctctctctctctctctctctctctacgtTTTTACTCGTTAGCATAAACGttctataaaatttaatgaatcaTCCCAAAGAGAACTTCTTCTCATACAGAGTGATAATTGTAATGTAACcttaaatcatattttacacCGTTAGAATATAGCCTTTAGGATGATAACGCAGTGTGGCGTAAATGTAACTAACTTTTATAACGTGTTTAATATTAGATTGTTTCGCTATACCCGTATCTTTATCATTAATATAATATGCTGTTTGTGGACACACACGAAGGTGAAATGGACAACTTTTTTACTGCATACGCATCAAAGAAGAATACCAATGAAAgggcaacttcattaatttcGCTAAACATATATTGTATATGATTTGATGTAAGCTTTTTAATCTTCTACATACAGATCATAAGTGTGTGTTACAGCCTCCACTCACCTCTAGAATGCCCCCGACTTTCGGTTCGTTTGTTATTACTTTCTTGTTGAAGCACTGAGAATAGTTGGTCCATGTTCTATTCAGGACCGGATGTACGTACCACTGTCCGTCCGGCATGCACTTCCGGGAAGCGTaatctacagaaaaaaaaagcCGCCGTGGAGTATTTTATTAAACACTTCTGTAtttacagggttattttcgccccgaaTATATTTTTCGACCATCTatacttttaaacagttttaaattagCTCCGTCTTGAATTCGTCCAGACTGAGTTGTTTTAAAGAGAgacaattttgatatatttgaattcgCAAGGCTTTAAATTCGCGAAAATGGGCGAAAAATAAAACGGGGTGAATATTTAAGTGTATACAGTATGTACCTTCAACTGAAATGCCAATTAATTACAAATAAGCTGTATGGCATTAAAAAAGGAACATTTCATATAACCATTAAAACTAGCCATGCTATGAAAGCATATCCATAttttctgagagagagagagagagagagagagagagagagagagagagagagagagagagagagagagagagaaacagatGGTTGCTAAAACTAAAAGAGAGGGGGAGGGCAAAACTTCAATCAGCAAAAGGGTGGTTGCTAAAACTAATAATCATACGTGATTTTTCAATGACCTTCATGTTTTAGGATAACAACTGCCATGCATTTGATTTATGATCAATGATCcataatttatttaacaaatgcTTAAGATATAAGATATTACTAAAGGTTACCCTGTCAGAGAACTAAGACATGTACCAAATACGAAAGATCTTGATTGTTATATACACCCACATACAAAGTGACGAAGTATAAATTGAAAGCAAATCGATGGAAAGTTTACATTATAAGTTATCTGATAACGAGGGCGAAAGAGGCGAAAATTAAACGGAGTCGAATATtgccctgtatacagtatcaagttagctgagaaAGTATtgggttcttttttaaatatatccctaataatattaatataatgaatttgataattattaatattgataaataattatgattttttaattgaaaaaattgatattgaatatgataattgtaaaaatgtatgtGCAAAGATAGTtgtcatatatttacataaaaaatgtacattatttaaTACTTCATATTCTATGTACGATCGTGGATGAATATTTTCCCTATTCACATACAAATTGttgtatatatttgttatattctccATGTTGTAAATCACAACTAAAGAGACAACCTAAACTTTAAACTGCTTAT
This genomic interval carries:
- the LOC128164085 gene encoding secretin receptor-like isoform X1; protein product: MAWRYVMVVNGYSYAFLLVWILLNAFIMVDSFETRDGQVVISLEDQERMRDKEQIRCLRKMLFGPHLNRDLYCNSTWDEISCWPDTEPNTTVHLQCADYINGFYVNNYASRKCMPDGQWYVHPVLNRTWTNYSQCFNKKVITNEPKVGGILETHMEHIRLMYNIGYGLSFATLTVAVFIMVYFKRLHCPRNTVHLNLFIAFMLRALVSLLKENLLVQGLGLPSDVEQTPYHTVIFIEEGPHWECKMLFTVFYYVLMASYMWIFVEGLHLHTLIMVSVFSERSSVKWYLCIGWAVPFIFLIPWIIVRVLLENVYCWNTNPTPGYMWILKSPVVVVTVINFVFFINILRALFTKMKTPVSKTAKRHKYRRLAKSTLVLIPLFGVHYVIFLGLPDKDVEPEAEVIKLYFEMFLNSFQGLLVAILFCFMNNEVQMEIMKRLCNRGPYYRYRRYYRHSSQGGSFRCVCQTRNNQNQNSFKLDVAARRSSGDNSSTLLLNPSKYPQEPCYCGWHVDSKGHLCRNFVRHDDNLRRAQSCL
- the LOC128164085 gene encoding secretin receptor-like isoform X3; its protein translation is MSGQVVISLEDQERMRDKEQIRCLRKMLFGPHLNRDLYCNSTWDEISCWPDTEPNTTVHLQCADYINGFYVNNYASRKCMPDGQWYVHPVLNRTWTNYSQCFNKKVITNEPKVGGILETHMEHIRLMYNIGYGLSFATLTVAVFIMVYFKRLHCPRNTVHLNLFIAFMLRALVSLLKENLLVQGLGLPSDVEQTPYHTVIFIEEGPHWECKMLFTVFYYVLMASYMWIFVEGLHLHTLIMVSVFSERSSVKWYLCIGWAVPFIFLIPWIIVRVLLENVYCWNTNPTPGYMWILKSPVVVVTVINFVFFINILRALFTKMKTPVSKTAKRHKYRRLAKSTLVLIPLFGVHYVIFLGLPDKDVEPEAEVIKLYFEMFLNSFQGLLVAILFCFMNNEVQMEIMKRLCNRGPYYRYRRYYRHSSQGGSFRCVCQTRNNQNQNSFKLDVAARRSSGDNSSTLLLNPSKYPQEPCYCGWHVDSKGHLCRNFVRHDDNLRRAQSCL
- the LOC128164085 gene encoding secretin receptor-like isoform X2 produces the protein MDFTVRTPVTVPENYSEHGYSSNNGQVVISLEDQERMRDKEQIRCLRKMLFGPHLNRDLYCNSTWDEISCWPDTEPNTTVHLQCADYINGFYVNNYASRKCMPDGQWYVHPVLNRTWTNYSQCFNKKVITNEPKVGGILETHMEHIRLMYNIGYGLSFATLTVAVFIMVYFKRLHCPRNTVHLNLFIAFMLRALVSLLKENLLVQGLGLPSDVEQTPYHTVIFIEEGPHWECKMLFTVFYYVLMASYMWIFVEGLHLHTLIMVSVFSERSSVKWYLCIGWAVPFIFLIPWIIVRVLLENVYCWNTNPTPGYMWILKSPVVVVTVINFVFFINILRALFTKMKTPVSKTAKRHKYRRLAKSTLVLIPLFGVHYVIFLGLPDKDVEPEAEVIKLYFEMFLNSFQGLLVAILFCFMNNEVQMEIMKRLCNRGPYYRYRRYYRHSSQGGSFRCVCQTRNNQNQNSFKLDVAARRSSGDNSSTLLLNPSKYPQEPCYCGWHVDSKGHLCRNFVRHDDNLRRAQSCL